Proteins co-encoded in one Medicago truncatula cultivar Jemalong A17 chromosome 8, MtrunA17r5.0-ANR, whole genome shotgun sequence genomic window:
- the LOC11444571 gene encoding disease resistance protein RUN1 isoform X1, translating into MQTPSGLLGPKAFRYSTFISFRGSDTRCGFSGFLNKYLIDRGFRTFFDDGELERGTQITVEIPKAIEESRIFIPVLSENYASSSFCLDELVKILEEFKKGNGRWVFPVFYYINISDVKNQTGSYGQALAVHKNRVMPERFEKWINALASVADFRGCHMERARGIYEFRYIYEIIQEVSKHVACSIGLDHRVEKVMRYLNSSPRSDDDGVCLVGICGVPGIGKTTLARGVYHFGGGTEFDSCCFFDNVGEYVKKHGLVHLQQMLLSAIVGHNNSTMFENVDERVWKIKHMLNQKKVFLVLEDVHDSEVLKAIVKLSTFFGSGSKVIITAREKCFLEFHGIKRIYEVERMNKTEAFQLLNLKAFDSMNISPCHVTILEGLETYASGHPFILEMIGSYLSGKSMEECESALHQYKEISNRDIKKILQVSFDALEKSQQNMLIHIALHLREQELEMVENLLHRKYGVCPKYDIRVLLNKSLIKINENGHVIVHVLTQDMVRDDIPVEDLG; encoded by the exons ATGCAAACTCCAAGTGGCTTGCTTGGGCCAAAAGCCTTCAGATATTCTACCTTTATCAGCTTCAGAGGTTCAGACACTCGATGTGGTTTTAGTGGCTTCCTCAATAAATATCTGATTGATCGTGGATTCCGCACCTTCTTCGATGATGGGGAGCTTGAAAGAGGGACCCAAATAACGGTAGAAATTCCTAAGGCAATTGAAGAGTCCAGGATTTTCATCCCAGTTTTATCAGAAAATTATGCATCTTCTTCATTTTGCTTAGACGAACTTGTGAAGATCCTTGAAGAGTTTAAAAAAGGAAATGGTCGATGGGTTTTTCCAGTTTTCTATTACATTAATATCTCTGATGTGAAGAATCAAACTGGCAGTTATGGACAAGCATTGGCTGTTCACAAGAACCGTGTCATGCCTGAGAGGTTTGAGAAATGGATCAACGCCTTGGCTTCAGTCGCTGACTTTCGCGGCTGCCATATGGAAAG GGCAAGGGGTATATATGAATTCCGGTACATATATGAGATTATTCAAGAGGTCTCTAAACATGTTGCTTGCTCAATTGGCCTAGATCATCGAGTAGAGAAAGTTATGCGTTATTTGAATTCTAGTCCCAGATCAGACGATGATGGAGTTTGTTTGGTAGGGATATGTGGAGTTCCTGGAATAGGGAAAACGACACTAGCTCGTGGAGTTTATCACTTCGGTGGTGGAACTGAATTTGACTCTTGTTGCTTTTTTGATAATGTGGGAGAGTATGTAAAGAAACATGGATTAGTACATCTCCAACAGATGCTTCTCTCTGCAATAGTTGGACACAACAACAGTACTATGTTTGAAAATGTGGATGAAAGGGTGtggaaaataaaacatatgCTCAACCAAAAGAAGGTTTTCTTGGTTCTTGAAGACGTTCATGATTCTGAGGTCTTGAAAGCCATTGTTAAACTGAGTACTTTCTTTGGTTCTGGTAGCAAAGTCATCATTACTGCAAGGGAGAAATGTTTTCTAGAATTTCATGGCATTAAAAGAATATATGAGGTAGAAAGAATGAATAAGACAGAGGCTTTTCAATTGCTTAATTTGAAAGCTTTTGATTCTATGAACATTAGTCCCTGTCATGTGACCATTTTAGAGGGTCTTGAAACTTATGCTTCTGGGCATCCATTCATATTGGAAATGATAGGTTCCTACTTGAGTGGGAAAAGTATGGAAGAATGTGAATCTGCATTGCACCAGTATAAAGAAATTTCAAACAGAGACATCAAGAAGATTCTACAAGTAAGCTTTGACGCTTTGGAGAAATCTCAGCAGAATATGTTAATTCACATTGCACTTCACCTCAGAGAACAAGAATTGGAAATGGTTGAAAACTTGCTTCATCGTAAATATGGAGTGTGCCCGAAATATGATATTAGAGTTTTGCTTAATAAATCTCTCATAAAGATTAATGAGAATGGTCACGTGATAGTACATGTCTTGACACAAGACATGGTTAGAGATGATATTCCAGTAGAAGATCTTGGCTAA
- the LOC11444571 gene encoding disease resistance protein RPV1 isoform X2 codes for MQTPSGLLGPKAFRYSTFISFRGSDTRCDFSGFLNKYLIDRGFRTFFDDGELERGTQITVEIPKAIEESRIFIPVLSENYASSSFCLDELVKILEEFKKGNGRWVFPVFYYVNISDVKNQTGSYGQALAVHKNRVMPERFEKWINALASVADFRGCHMERARGIYEIRYIYEIIQEVSKHVACSIGLDHRVEKVMRYLNSSVRSDNNGVCVVGICGLPGMGKTTLARGVYHFGGGTEFDSCRFFDNVGEYVKKHGLVHLQQMLLSAIVGHSNSTMFENVDERMSKIKHMLNQKRVFLVLEDVHDSEVLKAIVKLTTFFGSGSKVIITAMEKCFLELHGIKRIYEVERMNKVEAFQLLNLKAFDSMSISPCYMTVLEGLETYASGYPFVLEVIGSYLSGKSMEECESALHQYKEISNRDIKKILQVSFDALEKSQQNMLIHIALHLREQELEMVENLLHRKYGVCPKDDIRVLLNKSLIKINENGQVILHGLTQDMVRDDIPVEDLG; via the exons ATGCAAACTCCAAGTGGCTTGCTTGGGCCAAAAGCCTTCAGATATTCTACCTTTATCAGCTTCAGAGGTTCAGACACTCGATGTGATTTTAGTGGCTTCCTCAATAAATATCTGATTGATCGTGGATTCCGCACCTTCTTCGATGACGGGGAGCTTGAAAGAGGGACCCAAATAACGGTAGAAATTCCTAAGGCAATTGAAGAGTCCAGGATTTTCATCCCAGTTTTATCAGAAAATTATGCATCTTCTTCATTTTGCTTAGACGAACTTGTGAAGATCCTTGAAGAGTTTAAAAAAGGGAATGGTCGATGGGTTTTTCCAGTTTTCTATTACGTTAATATCTCTGATGTGAAGAATCAAACTGGCAGTTATGGACAAGCATTGGCTGTTCACAAGAACCGCGTCATGCCTGAGAGGTTTGAGAAATGGATCAACGCCTTGGCTTCAGTCGCTGACTTTCGCGGCTGCCATATGGAAAG GGCAAGGGGTATATATGAAATCCGGTACATATATGAGATTATTCAAGAGGTCTCTAAACATGTTGCTTGCTCAATTGGCCTAGATCATCGAGTAGAGAAAGTTATGCGTTATTTGAATTCTAGTGTCAGATCAGACAATAATGGAGTTTGTGTGGTAGGGATATGTGGACTTCCTGGAATGGGGAAAACAACACTTGCTCGTGGAGTTTATCACTTCGGTGGTGGAACTGAATTTGACTCTTGTCGCTTTTTTGATAATGTGGGAGAGTATGTAAAGAAACATGGATTAGTACATCTCCAACAGATGCTTCTCTCTGCAATAGTTGGACACAGCAACAGTACTATGTTTGAAAATGTGGATGAAAGGatgtcaaaaataaaacatatgcTCAACCAAAAGAGGGTCTTCTTGGTTCTTGAAGACGTTCATGATTCTGAGGTCTTGAAAGCCATTGTTAAACTGACTACTTTCTTTGGTTCTGGTAGCAAAGTCATCATTACAGCAATGGAGAAATGCTTTCTAGAACTTCATGGCATTAAAAGAATATATGAGGTAGAAAGAATGAATAAGGTAGAGGCTTTTCAATTGCTTAATTTGAAAGCTTTTGATTCTATGAGCATTAGTCCTTGTTATATGACCGTTTTAGAGGGTCTTGAAACTTATGCCTCTGGGTATCCGTTCGTTTTGGAAGTGATAGGTTCCTACTTGAGTGGGAAAAGTATGGAAGAATGTGAATCTGCATTGCACCAGTATAAAGAAATTTCAAACAGAGACATCAAGAAGATACTACAAGTAAGCTTTGACGCTTTGGAGAAATCTCAGCAGAATATGTTAATTCACATTGCACTTCACCTCAGAGAACAAGAATTGGAAATGGTTGAAAACTTGCTTCATCGTAAATATGGAGTGTGCCCGAAAGATGATATTAGAGTGTTGCTTAATAAATCTCTGATAAAGATTAATGAGAATGGTCAGGTGATATTACATGGCTTAACACAAGACATGGTTAGAGATGATATTCCAGTAGAAGATCTTGGCTAA